Proteins encoded within one genomic window of Siniperca chuatsi isolate FFG_IHB_CAS linkage group LG4, ASM2008510v1, whole genome shotgun sequence:
- the hmg20a gene encoding high mobility group protein 20A isoform X1 encodes MDEQTGSPGANTDNNSQRNGDEKPRRGSWTKGRKRKKPMKDSNAPKAPLTGYVRFMNDRREQLRAERPDVPFPEITRMLGNEWSKLPPEEKQRYLDEAERDKERYMRELEKYQKTEAYKHFTRKVQEKQKGKRHRGDVGHQVANEALHEKDAEGKDRTVFDIPIFTEEFLNHSKAREAEMRQLRKTNMEYEERNAALQKHVESMRGAVERLEGDVMQERGRNGLLHQHLETLRQALTSSFSSVPLPGSGETPSLDTIDSYMKRLHNIIVSNPQEHDNLINTVRDVVNRLDR; translated from the exons ATGGATGAGCAGACAGGCTCTCCTGGAGCCAACACCGACAACAACAGCCAGAGAAATGGAGATGAG AAGCCCCGACGTGGCAGCTGGACcaaagggaggaagaggaagaagccaATGAAGGACAGCAATGCACCCAAGGCCCCCCTAACAGGCTATGTTCGCTTCATGAACGACAGACGGGAGCAGCTACGGGCAGAGCGTCCAGACGTGCCCTTTCCAGAGATTACGAGGATGCTGGGCAACGAGTGGAGCAAGCTGCCCCCTGAGGAGAAGCAG CGATATTTGGACGAGGCAGAGCGAGATAAGGAGCGCTACATGCGGGAGCTGGAGAAGTACCAGAAGACAGAGGCCTACAAACATTTCACCAGGAAGGTCCAGGAGAAACAGAAGGGCAAGCGGCACAGGGGAG ATGTTGGGCACCAGGTAGCCAACGAGGCTCTTCATGAG AAGGATGCAGAAGGGAAGGACAGAACTGTGTTTGACATACCGATCTTTACAGAGGAGTTTCTCAACCACAGCAAAG CACGTGAAGCTGAGATGCGGCAGCTGCGTAAAACCAACATGGAGTATGAGGAGCGTAACGCAGCGCTGCAGAAACATGTGGAGAGCATGCGCGGGGCAGTAGAGAGGCTGGAAGGCGATGTAATGCAAGAGAGGGGACGCAACGGGCTCCTCCACCAACACCTGGAGACCCTGCGCCAGGCGCTCACCTCCAGCTTCTCCTCCGTACCGCTGCCAG GTAGCGGAGAGACGCCCAGTCTTGACACCATCGACTCCTACATGAAGAGGCTCCATAACATCATTGTCAGTAACCCCCAAGAACACGATAATCTCATCAACACTGTGAGAGACGTGGTCAACCGTTTGGACAG ATAA
- the hmg20a gene encoding high mobility group protein 20A isoform X2: MDEQTGSPGANTDNNSQRNGDEKPRRGSWTKGRKRKKPMKDSNAPKAPLTGYVRFMNDRREQLRAERPDVPFPEITRMLGNEWSKLPPEEKQRYLDEAERDKERYMRELEKYQKTEAYKHFTRKVQEKQKGKRHRGDVGHQVANEALHEKDAEGKDRTVFDIPIFTEEFLNHSKAREAEMRQLRKTNMEYEERNAALQKHVESMRGAVERLEGDVMQERGRNGLLHQHLETLRQALTSSFSSVPLPGSGETPSLDTIDSYMKRLHNIIVSNPQEHDNLINTVRDVVNRLDR; the protein is encoded by the exons ATGGATGAGCAGACAGGCTCTCCTGGAGCCAACACCGACAACAACAGCCAGAGAAATGGAGATGAG AAGCCCCGACGTGGCAGCTGGACcaaagggaggaagaggaagaagccaATGAAGGACAGCAATGCACCCAAGGCCCCCCTAACAGGCTATGTTCGCTTCATGAACGACAGACGGGAGCAGCTACGGGCAGAGCGTCCAGACGTGCCCTTTCCAGAGATTACGAGGATGCTGGGCAACGAGTGGAGCAAGCTGCCCCCTGAGGAGAAGCAG CGATATTTGGACGAGGCAGAGCGAGATAAGGAGCGCTACATGCGGGAGCTGGAGAAGTACCAGAAGACAGAGGCCTACAAACATTTCACCAGGAAGGTCCAGGAGAAACAGAAGGGCAAGCGGCACAGGGGAG ATGTTGGGCACCAGGTAGCCAACGAGGCTCTTCATGAG AAGGATGCAGAAGGGAAGGACAGAACTGTGTTTGACATACCGATCTTTACAGAGGAGTTTCTCAACCACAGCAAAG CACGTGAAGCTGAGATGCGGCAGCTGCGTAAAACCAACATGGAGTATGAGGAGCGTAACGCAGCGCTGCAGAAACATGTGGAGAGCATGCGCGGGGCAGTAGAGAGGCTGGAAGGCGATGTAATGCAAGAGAGGGGACGCAACGGGCTCCTCCACCAACACCTGGAGACCCTGCGCCAGGCGCTCACCTCCAGCTTCTCCTCCGTACCGCTGCCAG GTAGCGGAGAGACGCCCAGTCTTGACACCATCGACTCCTACATGAAGAGGCTCCATAACATCATTGTCAGTAACCCCCAAGAACACGATAATCTCATCAACACTGTGAGAGACGTGGTCAACCGTTTGGACAGGTAA